One genomic window of Pirellulales bacterium includes the following:
- a CDS encoding Nramp family divalent metal transporter — translation MSAPTTPHTEEHPISLVQHPPHTVGGILRRLGPGLIIAGSIVGSGELIGTTKTGAEAGTYLLWLIVIGCVIKVFVQVEFGRYSIGQGRTSMEGMNDLPGPHLRVSWLMWYWVFMFALGLGQLGAIVGGVGQSLSMTFPITGDFNRLIEQQREYDLVEFPAALEQARKAADTSPVERDEQTEVRLLIAAGKIAGARPTGETRDDIYWSSLVTLITSVLLVIGRYNMIQNVSVALVAMFTGMTVFNLLALQYHQDWALTWDELRNGFSFRLPPNRPGTSPVGTALATFGIIGVGASELIAYPYWCLEKGYARFTGPRTSDESWAVRARGWMRVMRWDAWCSMVVYTLATVAFYLLGAGVLHRANLNPSGNQMIATLAEMYRPVFGEWAAWIFLLGAFAVLYSTFFIATAGNARMASDALRIFRLSDGTPRVQQRWVSILSGVFPFVSLSMYLLVRNPVGMVLASGMAQSVMLPMLGFAGLYFRYRRCDRRIMPGGLWDLLLWLSVGGLLLAGGWGIWTEGQKAIAFLSGWLG, via the coding sequence ATGTCCGCGCCAACGACGCCTCACACCGAAGAGCATCCGATCTCGCTCGTGCAGCATCCGCCCCACACCGTGGGGGGCATTCTGCGTCGGCTGGGTCCCGGGCTCATTATCGCCGGTTCGATTGTCGGCTCGGGCGAGTTGATCGGCACCACGAAAACCGGCGCCGAAGCCGGCACTTATCTGCTCTGGCTGATCGTCATCGGCTGCGTCATCAAGGTCTTCGTGCAGGTCGAATTCGGCCGCTATTCGATCGGCCAAGGTCGCACCTCGATGGAGGGCATGAACGATCTGCCCGGCCCCCATCTCCGCGTCAGTTGGTTGATGTGGTACTGGGTCTTCATGTTCGCCCTGGGGCTCGGGCAACTCGGCGCCATCGTCGGCGGCGTGGGACAATCGCTGTCGATGACGTTTCCCATCACGGGAGACTTCAACCGCTTGATCGAGCAGCAACGCGAGTACGATCTCGTCGAGTTTCCGGCCGCTCTCGAACAAGCCCGTAAGGCTGCCGATACCTCGCCGGTCGAACGCGACGAACAGACCGAAGTCCGCCTGCTGATCGCCGCCGGGAAGATTGCCGGAGCCCGTCCGACGGGCGAGACGCGCGACGATATCTATTGGTCTTCGCTCGTCACGTTGATCACGTCGGTGCTGCTCGTGATCGGGCGCTACAATATGATTCAAAACGTGTCGGTGGCGCTCGTGGCCATGTTCACCGGCATGACCGTCTTCAACCTGCTCGCCTTGCAATATCACCAGGATTGGGCCCTGACCTGGGACGAACTGCGCAACGGCTTCAGCTTTCGCCTCCCCCCGAATCGACCGGGCACGTCACCCGTCGGCACGGCCCTGGCCACGTTTGGCATCATCGGCGTGGGGGCGAGCGAGTTGATCGCCTATCCCTATTGGTGTCTCGAGAAAGGCTACGCCCGCTTTACCGGTCCGCGCACCAGTGACGAATCTTGGGCGGTGCGCGCCCGCGGCTGGATGCGCGTGATGCGTTGGGACGCCTGGTGCTCGATGGTGGTCTACACGCTCGCGACGGTCGCGTTCTACCTGCTGGGGGCGGGCGTGCTCCACCGGGCGAACTTGAACCCCTCGGGCAACCAGATGATCGCCACGCTCGCCGAAATGTATCGCCCCGTCTTTGGAGAATGGGCGGCGTGGATCTTTCTGCTGGGAGCGTTCGCCGTCTTGTACTCGACGTTCTTCATCGCCACGGCCGGTAACGCACGCATGGCGAGCGACGCGCTGCGAATCTTCCGCCTGAGCGACGGGACGCCCCGCGTCCAGCAGCGTTGGGTCTCGATTCTCTCCGGCGTCTTTCCGTTTGTTTCGCTGTCTATGTACCTGCTGGTCCGTAACCCCGTGGGCATGGTCCTGGCCAGCGGCATGGCGCAATCGGTGATGCTGCCGATGCTGGGGTTTGCCGGTTTGTATTTCCGCTATCGAAGGTGCGATCGCCGTATCATGCCGGGGGGGCTGTGGGATCTCTTGCTGTGGCTCTCCGTCGGGGGACTCTTGCTTGCCGGCGGCTGGGGCATTTGGACCGAAGGACAAAAGGCGATCGCGTTCTTGAGCGGCTGGCTGGGATAG
- a CDS encoding glycosyltransferase, which yields MLEVAWLFEYPTLNGGEYSLLATFEGLRAAGFYIRAIAPAHGPLSAALAARRVDLIPLEEAGTPDNGTPPTSEPLPMRRQLAAILKKLKPALLHANSLKMGRISGPVVAQMNLPSVAHLRDILRLSQGSIDDLNQHRRLLAVSHATRDYHVAQGIAAEKTHVMYNGVDLARFRPHAPDGWLRRELDLPREALLVGNIGQLVQRKGLDVLAQAAGMLAKSHLRLHYLIIGERYSRKPEALAYEQQVRQTFHNLGLQQRVHFLGVRHDVDLILPELDLLVHAARQEPLGRVLLEAAACGTAIVATDVGGTREIFPSHEPAAMLVPPDRPERLAAAMATLAGDAALRCELGAAARRRAVEAFDAQAAAETLAGYYRAVLGGNVAHTAR from the coding sequence ATGCTCGAGGTTGCGTGGCTCTTCGAATATCCGACGCTCAACGGCGGCGAATACTCGTTGCTCGCCACGTTCGAGGGTCTACGCGCGGCGGGCTTCTACATTCGGGCGATTGCCCCCGCCCACGGCCCCCTCTCGGCGGCGCTGGCGGCGCGGCGCGTCGACCTGATTCCGCTCGAAGAGGCCGGAACGCCAGACAATGGCACGCCCCCGACGAGCGAGCCGCTGCCAATGCGGCGTCAGCTCGCCGCGATTCTCAAGAAGCTCAAGCCCGCGCTGCTGCACGCCAACAGCCTGAAGATGGGGCGCATCTCGGGACCGGTCGTGGCACAAATGAACCTGCCCAGCGTGGCGCACCTGCGCGACATCTTGCGACTGTCGCAGGGGTCGATCGACGATCTCAATCAGCATCGGCGTCTGCTGGCCGTGTCGCACGCCACACGCGACTATCACGTGGCGCAGGGCATCGCCGCCGAGAAGACGCATGTCATGTACAACGGCGTCGATTTGGCCCGCTTCCGTCCCCATGCGCCCGATGGCTGGCTGCGCCGCGAACTCGATCTGCCGCGCGAGGCACTCCTCGTGGGCAACATCGGGCAACTTGTGCAGCGCAAGGGGCTCGACGTGCTGGCGCAGGCCGCGGGAATGCTCGCCAAAAGCCATCTCAGGCTGCACTACCTCATCATCGGCGAGCGCTACTCGCGGAAGCCCGAAGCGCTCGCATACGAGCAACAGGTGCGGCAAACGTTTCACAACCTGGGCTTGCAGCAGCGCGTGCATTTCCTCGGCGTGCGGCACGACGTCGATCTGATCCTGCCGGAGTTGGATCTTCTCGTCCATGCGGCACGACAAGAACCGTTGGGGCGCGTACTACTCGAGGCGGCCGCCTGCGGCACGGCCATCGTGGCGACCGACGTGGGGGGCACGCGCGAGATTTTTCCCTCGCACGAACCAGCCGCCATGCTCGTCCCACCGGATCGGCCCGAGCGACTTGCCGCGGCGATGGCCACGCTGGCAGGCGATGCGGCGTTACGTTGCGAGTTGGGGGCCGCCGCGCGTCGACGGGCGGTCGAGGCCTTCGATGCACAGGCGGCCGCCGAGACGCTCGCCGGATACTATCGCGCGGTGCTGGGGGGGAATGTCGCACACACGGCACGTTGA
- a CDS encoding glycosyltransferase family 2 protein has protein sequence MEGLRAEIVQAPVAPPQAGFRVSVVLPAFNEERAIVGVLREITEALVELNFQYEILVVDDASTDRTAELAEQFAVDCWMCPVRVLRSTERRGAGGARKQGIRAAQGEIVVMLDADGTYPAASINRLLEHFPEYDQVNGARTCEAGTWPWLRGPVKWLIRRLACRLTGREIPDLNTGLKAFKREAMLPWLWIVPDGFSCVTTMTLTFLTNGYSVKYVPTEYRPRIGRSKFHPLRDTYRYVLTVLRMALYFRPMKIFLPLAGLMAATGAARMLLDWQPGARTDEASLVLLGCGLMTFVAGLLAEVVAAHRPRT, from the coding sequence ATGGAAGGTCTACGAGCCGAGATCGTACAGGCGCCGGTCGCGCCCCCGCAGGCCGGCTTCCGCGTCAGCGTAGTATTGCCCGCGTTCAATGAAGAACGGGCCATCGTCGGCGTCTTGCGCGAGATTACCGAGGCGCTCGTCGAGCTCAACTTTCAATACGAGATCCTCGTCGTCGACGATGCCTCGACCGATCGTACCGCGGAGCTGGCCGAACAGTTTGCCGTCGATTGCTGGATGTGTCCGGTGCGCGTGTTGCGTTCGACCGAGCGTCGTGGCGCCGGAGGAGCGCGCAAGCAGGGGATTCGCGCCGCGCAGGGCGAGATCGTCGTCATGCTCGACGCCGACGGCACCTATCCGGCGGCGAGCATCAACCGGCTGCTCGAGCATTTTCCCGAATACGACCAGGTGAACGGCGCCCGCACGTGCGAAGCGGGCACGTGGCCGTGGCTGCGCGGGCCGGTGAAGTGGCTTATTCGTCGCCTGGCCTGCCGGTTGACGGGCCGCGAGATCCCCGACCTGAACACGGGCCTCAAGGCCTTCAAGCGCGAGGCGATGCTCCCCTGGCTGTGGATCGTGCCCGACGGATTCAGTTGCGTCACGACCATGACGCTCACGTTCCTCACCAACGGGTACTCGGTGAAGTATGTGCCCACGGAATACCGCCCCCGCATCGGGCGCAGCAAATTCCATCCGCTGCGCGACACGTACCGCTACGTGCTGACCGTGCTGCGCATGGCATTGTATTTCCGACCGATGAAGATCTTTCTGCCTTTGGCCGGCCTGATGGCGGCCACCGGCGCCGCGCGGATGTTGCTCGACTGGCAGCCTGGCGCGCGCACAGACGAAGCTTCGCTCGTGCTGTTGGGCTGCGGCCTGATGACCTTCGTCGCGGGTCTGCTGGCCGAGGTGGTGGCGGCGCATCGTCCCCGTACCTGA
- a CDS encoding glycosyltransferase family 39 protein: MSSRQQCLFLSAGLIVLTAMAYAPLWHNDFVNIDDGVYIWQNPHVQQGFTTEAIRWSFELSFRDDWRPYEANWHPLTWLSHILDCQLFGAAPTGSSPRGHHAANLLLHALSTVLLFWALLRLSGQSSVSTSANRWASAFVAALFALHPLHVEAVAWAAERKEVLCGLFWWLTLLAYAHWVEKPSPTRHLLVAACFALGLLSKPMIVMLPVVLILLDFWPLRRMTVEAGDVTRVSAPAVRRCVLEKWPLYLLSLASAFITYHAQQHGGTTSLLEPTALPIRLANAALSTVAYLRQTFWPTGLSVYYPHLRDEIAAQGWQALDVWGAFALLAVVTVAAVVSWRRCPWLFVGWFWYLVTLVPVIGIVQVGRQGRADRYTYIPLVGIFIAVSWGVAALLDRLEQRPSRTTGTDEPVRARHSFAFETALAGGMILLICGVLTWRQVKVWQNDLTLFGHALEVTSRNDCAEMNYGTALLHAGQLEEATTHLARAVEFRPNYIPARRNYAASLALTGNVAEATAQLRAALVIDLDFGLAARDLAKILATTNNDSIRHGPEALRWAQQALVVLGANDIETLSVLAMAQAETGDYVAAQQTALRAFELARDAGERPQLEALAAQIARYHQQRPVRLRWGSN; encoded by the coding sequence ATGTCGTCGCGGCAGCAGTGCCTGTTCCTCAGCGCCGGGTTGATCGTCCTAACGGCGATGGCCTACGCGCCGCTGTGGCACAACGACTTCGTCAACATCGACGACGGCGTCTATATCTGGCAGAACCCCCACGTGCAGCAGGGCTTCACGACCGAGGCGATTCGCTGGTCGTTCGAGCTCAGCTTCCGAGACGATTGGCGCCCTTACGAAGCCAACTGGCATCCCCTCACCTGGCTTTCGCACATTCTCGATTGCCAATTGTTCGGCGCCGCTCCCACCGGGAGCAGCCCGCGCGGGCATCATGCCGCGAATCTGCTGCTGCACGCGCTCAGTACGGTTTTGCTCTTCTGGGCACTCTTGCGTCTTTCCGGCCAGTCCTCGGTTTCGACGAGCGCGAATCGCTGGGCGAGCGCCTTCGTCGCCGCCCTTTTCGCCTTGCACCCCTTGCACGTCGAGGCGGTCGCGTGGGCCGCCGAACGCAAGGAAGTTCTGTGCGGGCTGTTCTGGTGGTTGACGCTGCTCGCCTATGCACATTGGGTCGAAAAACCGAGCCCGACGCGACACCTATTGGTCGCCGCGTGTTTCGCGCTGGGCCTGCTGTCGAAACCGATGATCGTCATGCTGCCGGTCGTGCTGATCCTGCTCGACTTCTGGCCGTTGCGTCGAATGACGGTCGAGGCCGGCGATGTAACGCGTGTTTCCGCGCCGGCCGTGCGCCGTTGCGTCCTGGAAAAATGGCCGCTCTATCTGCTGTCGCTGGCCTCGGCCTTCATCACCTACCACGCGCAGCAACATGGCGGCACGACGAGCTTGCTCGAGCCGACGGCGCTACCCATCCGGCTGGCGAACGCCGCACTATCCACGGTCGCTTACCTGAGGCAGACGTTCTGGCCTACGGGATTGTCGGTCTATTACCCACACCTGCGCGACGAGATTGCGGCACAAGGCTGGCAGGCCCTCGACGTCTGGGGGGCGTTCGCCTTGCTCGCCGTCGTGACGGTGGCCGCCGTTGTCTCTTGGCGACGCTGCCCATGGCTTTTTGTCGGATGGTTCTGGTACCTGGTGACCCTGGTGCCGGTCATCGGCATCGTACAAGTGGGACGCCAAGGTCGTGCGGATCGGTACACGTACATTCCACTGGTGGGAATCTTTATCGCGGTGTCGTGGGGTGTGGCCGCGCTGCTGGACAGGCTCGAGCAACGCCCGAGCAGGACGACCGGAACGGACGAGCCCGTTCGTGCGCGTCATTCATTCGCTTTCGAGACGGCACTGGCCGGCGGAATGATCTTATTGATTTGCGGCGTGCTTACCTGGCGCCAGGTCAAAGTCTGGCAGAACGATCTCACGCTGTTCGGCCATGCCTTGGAGGTCACGTCGCGGAATGACTGCGCCGAAATGAACTATGGCACAGCACTGCTGCACGCTGGACAGCTTGAGGAAGCGACTACTCATCTGGCCCGCGCGGTCGAATTTCGGCCGAACTATATCCCAGCCCGGCGCAATTATGCGGCCAGCCTCGCCCTGACGGGCAATGTCGCGGAGGCGACGGCGCAGTTGCGCGCAGCGCTCGTCATCGACCTCGACTTTGGCCTGGCCGCCCGCGACCTGGCGAAGATCCTCGCCACCACGAACAACGACTCGATACGCCACGGGCCCGAGGCCCTACGCTGGGCACAGCAGGCCCTCGTGGTGCTGGGAGCAAACGACATCGAAACTCTCAGCGTGCTGGCGATGGCGCAGGCCGAAACGGGGGACTACGTGGCGGCCCAGCAAACCGCCTTGCGCGCCTTCGAGTTGGCCCGCGACGCGGGAGAGCGTCCCCAGCTCGAAGCGTTGGCGGCACAGATCGCGCGGTACCATCAACAGCGGCCGGTCCGCCTGCGTTGGGGATCGAACTAG
- the dapA gene encoding 4-hydroxy-tetrahydrodipicolinate synthase: MTTKGEAFAGLSVAITTPFRDGKLDIATLRAQVEFQIAAGTQCLCPVGTTGESPTLSHDEHEHVIAAVVDAAAGRIKVMPGTGSNSTSEALRLTKWAAQQGADAALVVAPYYNKPTQEGFYQHFKALAEAVDIPICVYNIPGRTGKNIEPETIAHMAELPNITMVKEATGSLDQASQILSLTNLTVLSGDDSLTLPILSIGGRGVISVVGNIVPQDMLGLLRAWDAGDIAGAQQWHHKLFPLCRDMLGLATNPIPIKAAMKLVGRDTGELRMPMTSLDEDLEARLRKTLSAYGLL, translated from the coding sequence ATGACGACCAAGGGAGAGGCCTTTGCCGGGCTGTCGGTGGCCATCACCACGCCCTTTCGCGATGGCAAGCTGGACATCGCTACGCTGCGGGCTCAGGTCGAGTTTCAAATTGCCGCCGGCACGCAATGCCTGTGCCCCGTAGGGACGACGGGAGAGTCGCCGACCCTCTCGCACGACGAGCACGAACACGTGATCGCCGCGGTGGTCGACGCCGCCGCCGGACGCATCAAGGTGATGCCGGGCACCGGGTCGAACAGCACGAGCGAAGCCCTGCGACTCACCAAGTGGGCCGCCCAGCAAGGCGCCGATGCCGCGCTGGTGGTCGCTCCCTATTACAACAAGCCCACGCAAGAAGGCTTCTACCAGCACTTCAAGGCCCTGGCCGAAGCCGTCGACATTCCGATCTGCGTCTACAATATCCCGGGCCGTACCGGCAAGAACATCGAGCCGGAAACGATCGCCCACATGGCCGAGCTGCCCAACATCACCATGGTGAAGGAGGCGACGGGGTCGCTCGATCAGGCCTCGCAGATCCTGTCGCTCACGAATCTCACGGTCCTCAGCGGCGATGACAGCCTGACGCTGCCGATCCTCTCGATCGGCGGACGTGGCGTGATCTCGGTCGTGGGCAACATCGTGCCGCAAGACATGCTCGGCCTGCTCCGTGCTTGGGACGCCGGAGACATTGCCGGCGCCCAGCAGTGGCACCACAAGCTGTTTCCCCTTTGCCGTGACATGCTCGGACTGGCGACGAACCCCATTCCGATCAAGGCGGCCATGAAGCTGGTGGGGCGCGATACGGGCGAGCTACGCATGCCGATGACGTCGCTCGATGAAGATCTCGAGGCGCGCTTGCGAAAAACGCTCTCGGCCTATGGCTTGCTCTGA
- a CDS encoding glycosyltransferase family 39 protein — protein sequence MLELLATWIVWIALFAATLAVGRPLARWLGIERDDIFATLVWSMGLGLLAWGMLLTGLGLAGMLYRTAIAILTAVAACWGTGEAFGLLATWRTRHLAREEQASAESNLSPCPPPAPWCLCGVGLLALIAVGASFISACAPPTAGDALCYHLDLPKQFLAEHAIVDVPYNDNATYPLLVEMWYAWGLALEGGVSAQLFHWVLGLLFAGATVLLARPILGHDWAWMAGAAALLIPGVTNQMTAPLNDIALAALTTLSLVAWRAASDPSDDGLSPRQRTRLYVLAGLMFGAAMSTKYVAMLFALAVAAEWGYRLYRQTDRRREYLSGACLTLAAAICVAGAWYARAYWLRGNPVYPFLGTVMTFDGAEYVTGADKTPLSRTPWSFVAAPLLVTFHPDRFGGRGHELGPLLLAMLPCLIFVRRLRGLTSLLAIAGVYGLLWFLLRQNVRFLYPAVPLFLVAAVWLWMELPRLPQPPRAVAGGVLTFMLLLGAVWPLYRARDKFAVAVGLESREAFLLRMEPTYEAAFVVNHLLPRGAHVLSQDYRGFYFNCPVTRESIYRRETAYDRSLTERTDPDALAHELRRRGFTHVLVASNETNTGIHYEPTLARLLAGTDSQPAGRSLARLANYGFLDTDGARRRYQLYLLR from the coding sequence ATGCTCGAACTTCTGGCCACCTGGATCGTCTGGATCGCCCTCTTCGCGGCCACGTTGGCCGTCGGCCGGCCCTTGGCGCGCTGGCTAGGAATCGAACGCGACGACATCTTTGCCACGCTTGTCTGGAGCATGGGCCTGGGATTGCTCGCCTGGGGCATGCTGCTCACGGGACTGGGATTGGCGGGCATGCTCTATCGCACGGCGATTGCCATCCTCACGGCCGTCGCCGCCTGCTGGGGAACCGGCGAGGCGTTTGGCCTCCTGGCGACCTGGCGCACTCGCCACCTGGCGCGCGAGGAACAGGCATCTGCCGAATCGAACCTTTCGCCTTGTCCGCCGCCGGCGCCGTGGTGCTTGTGCGGCGTGGGCCTGCTTGCCTTGATCGCCGTGGGAGCGTCGTTCATTTCGGCCTGCGCGCCCCCGACGGCCGGCGATGCGCTGTGCTACCACCTCGATCTGCCGAAGCAATTTCTGGCCGAGCACGCCATCGTCGACGTTCCTTACAACGACAACGCCACCTATCCACTCCTCGTCGAGATGTGGTACGCCTGGGGGCTCGCGCTCGAGGGGGGCGTGTCCGCCCAATTGTTTCATTGGGTGCTCGGTCTGCTCTTTGCCGGGGCCACGGTCCTGCTGGCCCGTCCCATTCTGGGGCACGACTGGGCATGGATGGCAGGCGCCGCGGCGCTGCTCATCCCAGGCGTCACCAATCAAATGACGGCGCCGCTGAACGATATTGCCCTGGCTGCGCTGACGACCCTTTCGCTCGTCGCCTGGCGTGCCGCCAGCGATCCGAGCGACGACGGCCTTTCCCCGCGGCAACGAACGCGTCTCTATGTCCTGGCTGGACTGATGTTCGGCGCAGCAATGTCGACCAAGTACGTCGCGATGCTTTTCGCCCTGGCGGTCGCTGCCGAGTGGGGATATCGACTCTACCGGCAGACCGATCGCCGACGCGAGTATCTCAGCGGCGCGTGCCTCACGCTCGCCGCCGCCATCTGCGTGGCTGGCGCGTGGTACGCCCGAGCTTACTGGCTGCGGGGCAATCCGGTTTATCCCTTTTTGGGAACGGTAATGACCTTCGACGGAGCGGAGTATGTGACGGGAGCCGATAAGACACCGCTGTCGCGAACTCCCTGGTCCTTCGTCGCGGCGCCGTTGCTGGTGACATTCCATCCCGACCGCTTCGGCGGTCGTGGTCATGAACTAGGTCCGCTGCTGCTGGCCATGCTGCCGTGCCTGATCTTCGTGCGTCGGTTGCGTGGCCTGACGTCCCTCTTGGCGATCGCCGGCGTCTACGGCCTGTTGTGGTTTCTGCTGCGACAGAACGTGCGCTTTCTCTACCCGGCGGTGCCATTGTTCCTGGTCGCCGCCGTGTGGTTGTGGATGGAGCTGCCACGACTGCCGCAGCCGCCGCGAGCCGTTGCCGGCGGCGTCTTGACTTTCATGTTGCTGCTGGGCGCGGTTTGGCCCCTCTATCGCGCCCGAGACAAGTTCGCCGTGGCCGTGGGGCTCGAGTCGCGCGAAGCCTTCCTGCTACGAATGGAACCGACTTATGAGGCCGCGTTCGTGGTCAACCACCTGTTGCCGCGCGGGGCCCACGTCTTGAGCCAGGACTATCGCGGTTTCTATTTCAACTGCCCGGTGACGCGCGAAAGCATCTACCGGCGCGAGACCGCCTACGATCGGAGTCTGACCGAGCGGACGGATCCGGATGCCCTGGCGCACGAGTTGCGCCGGCGCGGCTTCACGCACGTGCTCGTGGCGAGCAACGAAACGAACACGGGAATTCACTACGAGCCGACGCTGGCGCGACTCCTCGCCGGGACTGATTCGCAGCCGGCGGGACGTTCACTGGCCCGTCTAGCCAACTATGGCTTTCTCGACACCGACGGCGCCCGGCGGCGCTATCAGCTCTACCTGCTGCGCTAA
- a CDS encoding glycosyltransferase family 39 protein, whose product MLVRLPGVARPLLGNFASRMTIHGMIARNWALDEASVWEPTVDCLCDGKPGLHLVEVPLSAYLSGLAWRWGGGSLDLWGRLTAIAFSGAAVVLIYFLARRWHGPRVALVAALVMGFSPASIAYGQGFLLEPSIVFLTLTIFLAFDVWLETRRGWLWLIWVVAFAALLLSKIYMLVLLLPLGGAVWRAATLERRQSCWWSAAGGALLATLPAVVWCTFVFATTHPDHPRAGEIHYSLAYSAGANRWPHPLLLEGTFYGRAMLNLATMVLTPIPLVLALAACFRADWKRHLPWLLSMAALVVLLPRKFHELNYYYLVVLPPLALLVGLGYAWCLERWQPRRVWVGLAMLITLACALRYAVGPAFVTPAEDRGVLAAAAEVQRLAPRGEPIVTMHGSTIDLLYYCDRRGWAVPPEHDSLTETIDDYRRQGARYLALADVDRAERNAACRQLLETFELVRSGDDFRIYRIDAAVAGRPSEGTAAVSCDTSSGVELAERRASSSKPQTPGTR is encoded by the coding sequence ATGCTGGTGCGCCTGCCTGGCGTGGCGCGTCCGCTGTTGGGCAACTTTGCCTCGCGGATGACGATTCATGGCATGATCGCGCGGAACTGGGCCTTGGACGAGGCCTCGGTCTGGGAACCCACGGTCGACTGTCTCTGCGACGGCAAGCCGGGGCTGCACCTGGTCGAGGTACCGCTGTCCGCCTACTTGAGCGGCCTGGCGTGGCGGTGGGGGGGAGGTTCGCTCGACCTCTGGGGACGCCTCACGGCGATCGCCTTTTCGGGCGCGGCCGTGGTGTTGATCTATTTTCTCGCCCGTCGCTGGCACGGGCCGCGGGTCGCCCTCGTCGCGGCACTGGTCATGGGCTTCTCACCGGCGAGCATCGCCTATGGCCAGGGGTTTCTGCTCGAACCCTCGATCGTCTTTCTGACGCTGACGATCTTCCTCGCCTTCGACGTCTGGCTCGAGACTCGCCGCGGCTGGTTATGGCTCATTTGGGTCGTGGCTTTCGCGGCGCTCTTGTTGTCGAAAATCTACATGCTGGTCCTGTTGCTTCCGCTAGGAGGAGCCGTTTGGCGCGCCGCGACGCTCGAGCGACGTCAATCTTGCTGGTGGAGCGCCGCAGGTGGAGCGCTCTTGGCCACGCTGCCGGCGGTCGTATGGTGTACCTTTGTCTTCGCCACAACGCACCCCGATCATCCCCGCGCGGGCGAGATTCACTACTCGCTCGCCTATAGTGCGGGGGCGAATCGGTGGCCGCATCCGCTGTTGCTCGAGGGCACTTTCTACGGCAGGGCGATGTTGAACCTCGCCACGATGGTGCTGACGCCGATACCGCTCGTGCTGGCCCTCGCCGCCTGCTTTCGCGCGGATTGGAAGCGGCATCTTCCGTGGCTGTTGAGCATGGCGGCGCTCGTCGTGCTCTTGCCGCGCAAGTTTCACGAGTTGAACTATTACTATCTGGTCGTGTTGCCCCCACTGGCGCTGCTGGTGGGGTTGGGATATGCGTGGTGCCTCGAACGCTGGCAGCCTCGCCGCGTCTGGGTCGGACTGGCGATGCTCATCACGCTGGCCTGTGCGTTGCGTTATGCGGTGGGACCGGCCTTCGTGACTCCTGCCGAAGATCGCGGCGTGCTGGCCGCCGCGGCCGAAGTGCAGCGTCTCGCACCACGTGGCGAACCGATCGTGACGATGCACGGCTCGACGATCGATCTGCTCTACTATTGTGACCGGCGCGGCTGGGCAGTGCCACCCGAGCACGATTCTCTGACCGAGACGATCGACGATTATCGTCGGCAGGGAGCAAGATATCTGGCGCTGGCCGACGTCGACCGTGCCGAGCGAAACGCCGCCTGTCGCCAGTTGCTCGAGACGTTCGAGCTAGTGCGCTCGGGCGACGATTTCCGCATCTATCGGATCGACGCCGCGGTAGCCGGCCGACCCAGCGAGGGGACCGCAGCGGTGTCGTGCGACACGTCATCGGGCGTGGAGTTGGCGGAGCGTCGCGCGAGCAGCAGCAAACCGCAGACGCCCGGCACGAGATAG